ACCCAGGAGGAGCTGAACAAGCTCCAGAACGACGTGAACCGGGTGAAGGAGCAGGAGGAGCCCAAGCCGCCGCTCGCCGGGACCGTGCAGGACGAGCAGAAGCGCAAGGCAATGGTCCGGCTGACCGGCAGCACCACCATCGCCGGCGTCAAGACCGAGCTCACCGCGCTCGGCGTGATCCAGATCGTGGACGGCCAGATCGAGATCAAGCCCAACACCTTCAAGCTCGGCAACGCCAAGTCCGGTGGCGAGGTCACGCTGCCGCCCGCGATCGAGCGCGCCGCGATGGCCGCCTTCACCCACCGGGTCAACCTCGGCGGGCTGCCGTTCACCGTGGTGCCGACCGCGGTGCGGGTTGAACTGAACCAGCTGGTGATGGAGGCTCTTGCCAAGGACGTGCACCTGCGCACCCTCACCGGGCGCATGGGGCAGTGACCTCCTAGCACTTCGGCGGTGACGATGACGGGTTCGGTCGTTGTGCTGGTCGCGGTCGTCGTGACGGCCGCGATCGGCCTGCTCTACCGCGTGGTCGACGGACGGGTCAGGGAGAAGGCGCAGCCCGTGGAGGTCGCACTGCCCGCGCCGGTGCGCACGGCGTTGGACTCGGCGCCGGACACCGGCTCCCCGGTCACCCTGCTCCAGTTCTCCACCACCTTCTGCGCGCCGTGCCGCCACGCGCGCGTGCTGCTGACTGACCTCGCCGGGCGCACCGAGGGGGTCCGGCACGTCGAGTTCGACCTGACCGCGCACCCCGAGGTGGCCGGGGAGCTGGGCGTGCTGCGCACCCCGACGACGCTCGCCCTTGCTCCCGACGGGCGGGAACTGCTGCGGGTCAGCGGGCTGCCGAAGCGGGACGCGCTGGTCAGCGCGCTGCGCGCGCACCTGCCTTAGCCCCATCGAGTCCCACTGGTTGGACGCCCTTCCCGGAGCGCGGGCGAACGGAGTAGCCTCGCCGACATGTACGTATGGCTGACCAAGCGACGCGTGGTGGACCACTGCCGCGTGCGCAGCAGCCTGTGTCGCCTCTGACGGGCGGTTGCTGACGGCCGCGCCGAGCGCGCCGGAAAAGCCGCCTCTGACGGACTCTTTTCGCAGTCGAGTCAGGAGGCAAGTCGTGTCCGTAGACCCACCGGTCGATCCCCGAGGTCCCCGCTTCTCGGCGTGGATGACCAGCCTGGTGCTGGTGCTGGCGATGGTCACCGGGGTGTGGCAGCTGCTGGCCGCGCAGACGGTGATCTTCGCGATGTGCACGTTCGTCAGCCTGCGCCTCAACCCCTACGGCCAGCTCTACCGCGCGGCCGTGCAGCCGCGGCTGAAGCCGACGACCGAGCGCGAGGAGCCGGCGCCGCTGCGCTTCGCCCAGGGCGTCGGGTTCACCTTCACCCTGGTCGGCACGATCGGCTACGCCTCCGGCCTGACCACCCTCGGTCTCGTCGCCACCGCGGTCGCACTCATCGCCGCACTGCTGAACGCCGCGTTCGGACTGTGCCTCGGCTGCGAGATGTACCTGCTGCTGCGCCGTTTCCGCGCCGCCTGAACACCTTCCCCAACTGTCCCAAGTAGACGGAACTGTCACGAGGAGCGCTCGATGAGCCGTGAGAACGTCCTGGTCTCGGCCGAATGGGCCGAGCAGAACCTCGACGCCGAAGGGGTGGTGTTCGTCGAGGTCGACGAGGACACCGCCGCCTACGACACCGGGCACATCCCCGGCGCGATCAAGATCGACTGGAAGCAGGACCTCCAGGACCCGGTGCGCCGCGACTTCGTCGACCGCGAGGGCTTCGAGAAGCTGTTGTCCGCCAAGGGAATCTCCAACGACAACACGGTGATCCTCTACGGCGGCAACAACAACTGGTTCGCCGCATACGCCTACTGGTACTTCAAGCTCTACGGCCACGCCGACGTGAAGCTGCTCGACGGCGGCCGCAAGAAGTGGGAGCTGGACGGCCGTCCGCTGGACAAGCAGGAGGTGCGGCGGGCCGAGACGACCTACAGCGCGTCCGAGCCGGACACCTCCATCCGCGCGTTCCGCCGCGAGGTCGAGGACTCCATCGGCAAGAAGAACTACGTCGACGTGCGCTCCCCCGACGAGTTCTCCGGCAAGCTGGCCGCCCCCGCGCACCTGCCGCAGGAGCAGGCGCAGCGGCCCGGCCACATCCCCGGCGCGCTGAACGTGCCGTGGAGCAAGGCGGCCAACGAGGACGGCACCTTCAAGAAGGACGAGGAGCTCCGCGAGCTGTACAAGGCGGAGGGCCTGGACGAGTCCAAGCCGACCATCGCCTACTGCCGCATCGGCGAGCGGTCCTCGCACACGTGGTTCGTGCTGCGGGAACTGCTCGGGTACTCCGACGTGAAGAACTACGACGGTTCGTGGACCGAGTACGGCTCGCTGGTCGGCGTGCCGATCGAGCTCGGCGCGGGCAAGAAGTAAGGAGCGAGGACATGAGCAGCTGCGGAGCCCCCGCCCAGACGGCGACCTTGCCCGCGAACATCGATGCCGGCAAGGAGGTCGTGCTCTCCGGGCGCGTGCTCTCCGCCGGCGCCCCGGTCGGCGGTGCGTTCGTGCGCCTGCTCGACTCCGCGGGCGAGTTCACCGCCGAGGTCGTCTCCTCCGAGGGCGGCGACTTCCGGTTCTTCGCCGCCCCCGGCTCGTGGACGGTGCGCGCGCTGCACCGCTCGGGCAACGGCGAGGTGTCGGTGAGCGCCGACGGTCCAGGACTGCACACCCTCGAGGTCGCGGTCGCCTAGCCACCCCTGAGAAGTTCGGCCCCGTTCCGTCGCACCGGGACGGGGTCGAACTCTTTTCTTTTCGTGGCAACCACATCCCTCCCCCCCAGGCGTGTCACAGGCACAGGAACGACAAGGGGAGGAACCCATGCGGAAGTTCGGTGTTCGGGCGATCGTCGTCGCGGTGCTCGCGGCGGGGCTCAGCGGTGTGGCAGCGGTGACCGGCGCGGGCACGGCGATGGCTTGTGAGGTGGCCCAGGGCGACTCGCGCGAGTTCGCCGCGACGCTGTCGAGGGTGGAGCCGGGACAGCGCGGCATCGAGGTGCTGGGTTTACAGCGGGCACTGCGTTTCCAGGGCTACGGACTGCGCGGAACGGGGCTGTACGCGGAGAACACGCTCGCGGCGGTGAAGGACTTCCAGCGCCGCAACGGGATCGTCGACGACGGCGTCGTGGACCAGCCGACCTGGCAGGCGCTCGTCGGCCCACTGCCCGCCAGGCAGACCAGCGCTGTGCCGCTGCCGGAGCGCGGCATCCAGCCCGGCGCGCACGACCCGGAGATGATGGACCGCCTGCACGACGCGCTCACCCGGCTGGAGGTCGCCCTCCCCGGCTACCACGACGGGCACTACGACGAGGCGTGGCAGGCCATCGTGCGCGCGTTCCAGCGCAACGTCGGCATCAGGGACAGCGGCATCATCGGCCCGCTGACGTGGAACGCGCTCTACCGCGCGATCTCCATCAGCGGTCAGTGGGGCTGCTGATCCCCATCGCTTGATCCTCGTCACTGAGTGGGGGTGGGGCGGCGCGAGTGCCCCACCCCCGGCGTTATCCTCAGCCGGTGGAATGGTTCTTTACCGGGCTGATCGGACTGGCCGCGCTGCTGACACTGTGGTTCGCCGGCTACGTCGTCTACCGGCTCTACGCT
The window above is part of the Allokutzneria albata genome. Proteins encoded here:
- a CDS encoding LmeA family phospholipid-binding protein, yielding MKKLVISLVVVLGLFVVADYAIAATAEYQLSQRMRTQLNVTEDPHVRINGFPFIYQALTGDYPNVEIRAVGVPLTKDAKIKVEGEVRLRHARASLSDLISGNTQDMRVDEVLGAVKVTASDVGKLIGIPDLKIENPTQEELNKLQNDVNRVKEQEEPKPPLAGTVQDEQKRKAMVRLTGSTTIAGVKTELTALGVIQIVDGQIEIKPNTFKLGNAKSGGEVTLPPAIERAAMAAFTHRVNLGGLPFTVVPTAVRVELNQLVMEALAKDVHLRTLTGRMGQ
- a CDS encoding TlpA family protein disulfide reductase, with product MTGSVVVLVAVVVTAAIGLLYRVVDGRVREKAQPVEVALPAPVRTALDSAPDTGSPVTLLQFSTTFCAPCRHARVLLTDLAGRTEGVRHVEFDLTAHPEVAGELGVLRTPTTLALAPDGRELLRVSGLPKRDALVSALRAHLP
- a CDS encoding DUF4395 domain-containing protein, giving the protein MSVDPPVDPRGPRFSAWMTSLVLVLAMVTGVWQLLAAQTVIFAMCTFVSLRLNPYGQLYRAAVQPRLKPTTEREEPAPLRFAQGVGFTFTLVGTIGYASGLTTLGLVATAVALIAALLNAAFGLCLGCEMYLLLRRFRAA
- a CDS encoding sulfurtransferase is translated as MSRENVLVSAEWAEQNLDAEGVVFVEVDEDTAAYDTGHIPGAIKIDWKQDLQDPVRRDFVDREGFEKLLSAKGISNDNTVILYGGNNNWFAAYAYWYFKLYGHADVKLLDGGRKKWELDGRPLDKQEVRRAETTYSASEPDTSIRAFRREVEDSIGKKNYVDVRSPDEFSGKLAAPAHLPQEQAQRPGHIPGALNVPWSKAANEDGTFKKDEELRELYKAEGLDESKPTIAYCRIGERSSHTWFVLRELLGYSDVKNYDGSWTEYGSLVGVPIELGAGKK
- a CDS encoding DUF1416 domain-containing protein gives rise to the protein MSSCGAPAQTATLPANIDAGKEVVLSGRVLSAGAPVGGAFVRLLDSAGEFTAEVVSSEGGDFRFFAAPGSWTVRALHRSGNGEVSVSADGPGLHTLEVAVA
- a CDS encoding peptidoglycan-binding domain-containing protein — its product is MRKFGVRAIVVAVLAAGLSGVAAVTGAGTAMACEVAQGDSREFAATLSRVEPGQRGIEVLGLQRALRFQGYGLRGTGLYAENTLAAVKDFQRRNGIVDDGVVDQPTWQALVGPLPARQTSAVPLPERGIQPGAHDPEMMDRLHDALTRLEVALPGYHDGHYDEAWQAIVRAFQRNVGIRDSGIIGPLTWNALYRAISISGQWGC